The genomic window CCTCGAGTCGCGGGAGGTGGTTGTGGACGAGAGTGATCCGAACTTCGTGACGCGCCCGTCCGTTCGAGGCGGTCGTCGACGTCCGGTCGATTAGTTCCGTCGTTAGCTCCGACAGCGAGAGTCGCGTCTGCCGACAGCCGAGGACTTCGAGCAGCCGAAGCCGGCGCGGATGGCGTAGAATCTCGTAACACTCTGTCGGAACGGTCGCGAGTGGGTCGGGCATGTCGCCGCCGAGGTGAGCGTCCGAACTCATTACTCATTCCAACCCCTGCAATGGGGATAAGGTCGTTTCCAAAACGATTTGGGCCGAAAATTCTGCCATTACTCCCGTAACCTCATCGTAACCCAGTGAAGTCCCCGATGTCGGTGTATAGTGGTGATTCCGTCCGGAAATACGTCTATCAGGAGCCGTGACTGCCCTCTCGTCTCGAGTGATCACGTGCGCTGATCGTCAGCACTGCCGTCTCGTACTCCGTGATTACCGCCGCTGCAGTCGGCCGCTCGATGGCAATTCGGCTTCCACATCACCGCTGATTGCCGGTCGACCGGGCGATGAGCCGTCCGCGTGCCGAGATGAACGGAGCGGATTTCCGATCGGTCCCGGTCGGCCCCGGTCGGAACCGATCGGCCACTCCGTCGGACACATCAACCGATGCCACGACGTTTTTGCGTCCGCGAACCCTACGATAGCGTATGCTTATGGTACGCGGTCGCGCGGGCGGGACGGAGCTCACCGGGACGCTGTACGAACGGGGTGAACGAGCTCCCACGTTCCGCGGTGCACCCGACGAAGACGCCGCGTACGTCTGGGTCTGCGACGAGTTCTACGAAGTCGACAGCGGCGGCTCGACACAGCTCGTCGACGGCCGCGAGGTCAACCTCGCCTTCGAGTCACCCATGCCGCGGGGCTTCGACACCCGCGAACAGGCCCTCGAGGGTGCCAAGGAACACGTCCGGACGCAGTTCGCCCGGATCGGCGTCGACCCGGACGATGTCGAACTCGAGGTCGAAAAGAACGACGGCTAGTACGGACATGACACGCGAGACCGCCGTCTCGTACTCTGGAGATGGTTCGCGGAACCACTGGTTCCGCGCTCGCGCTCCCGTTTGCGCTCCCTTCCCGCGGATCGAGAATAGCAGCGACACCTCCTGTCTGGCTAATACGGCTGTTCGTCCCACCGGTGGTCGTCGTAGGTTCGGTCCTGTGCCGCGTCGAATCGCTCCTCGAGGGTCTCGCGGAGCGAGGCCTTCTCCGCGTTGCTGATCCGGGCGAGTTCGTCGGCTTTCTCGACGATCGTCGGCGGGCCGTGGGCGATGGCGACGTCCTGTAACAGCTGCATCGTCAGTCGCTCGCGCGTGTCCGGGTCCTTCGTGAACGCGTAGGGGGCCTCGATCCGATACAGCAAGTCGTCGCGCGGGTCGTAGATCACGAAGAACGTCACCTCGTAGGCCTCGCGCTCGAGGCGGCGGTCGACGCCGAGCGCGTCGCCCTCGGCCGACAGCGGTCGATCGACCCCGCCCCGCGACCGGAACCAGTTCGTGTAGGTCAGCGCCGACGTGTCCCGCTCCCAGCGGTCGCCGTCGACGTCGTCGACGTACTCGCCGCGCTCGAGCAGGCGGGTGAACAGCGCCGAGTCGTCGCTCCACGGCACGCTGACGTCGACCTCCCGTTTGGACTTCAGCGTCCGCGTGAGGACCCGCGTCGCGGGGTTTTTGACGAAGCCGACGAGGGGAACGTCCCGTTCGACGAACTCCTCGACCAGTCGGACGTAGTTCTCGAGGACCGTCGTGGGCCGGGGGTCGTCGAGTAGGAAGTCGGCGAGGTCGGGGTGCTGGTCGGCCCAGCGCAACAGCCCCCGCGGGTACAGCGGCCCGTCGAGGACGAGCAGGTCCGAGACCGTGTCGGCGTGGTCGCGGGCGTGCGTGCTCTCGGCGAGGTACAGCGCCAGCGCGTGGACGACGCCCTCGGCGAACCGCGGCAGCGGCGGAATCTTGACCACGCGACTCCGGCTGTAGCCCTCGTCGAATTTCCCCCACGTCTCGTCGACCATCATCGTCTCGTCGTTCGAGTGGACCGTCATCACGGTCGTCCGCGACCGGTGGAGATCGAGGTCGCTCGGGGTCGTGCTCATAGCCGCCTGCGCGATGTCGATGACTAGTCCGTTCTTGAACGTCGTCGGATTGATCGTCCCCGCGTCGAGGCCGTGTTCGGTCGGGAACTCGCGGTCGCGCAACGCGACGGCCTCGCAGTCGACCATCCGGCGGGCTCGCTCGTCGATCGGCTCGAGGATCGTCCGTCCGTCGTGTACCAGCGGGTCCAGAAACTCCTCCCAGACGGTCTCGGCGAAGGCGCGTCGGTCGCGCTCGTCGGTCCCGTGGTCGATCCGCCTCGCGAGCCGCGCGATACCGTCGAAGTGGACCGGATCGAGCGTCATGACAGGGGGCACCCACCCGACTCGCAAAAATCCAGTGGTCGTCGGCTCCGGACGTTAACTCGAGGCCGGGTAAAAAACTATCAGAAAACGTATATATGGGCGCGTCGAGGCTGGTACTATCTCGATGTCCGAGCGAGAACCGGCTGCCGTTACCCGCGACGATCGAGCGATCAACTGGCGACAGGACAGTTCCGGCGTCACCCTCTACGAGGACGGGAACCGCGACGCCTGGATCCGCGCCGACTTCGAGGCCGGCGTCGCACCGGAACACCGCCTGTTCATGATCTGTGACGAATGTGGTGCCGTGTTCGCACAGCGAGTCAAGCCCGGGAAGGGGACGACCTGTGGCGACTGCGGTGCGACGTTCGAACACGACGGGGACGCGACTCGGCCGTCGCACTGAGAGAATCGGTGTTGCTCGCGGATCTGTTCTGGGCCGCATCGATGGAGAGACGACCGTGAAAGAGACGTTTCAGTATACACTAAACTTATGCCGGTCGATGCGAGAGCCGAGAGCGAACACGTAGACGATGTCTCAGGCTCTTCCCAGCGAGGCGCGGAATCGAGCGGCGAACGCGCTGGATAGTCTCTCGAGAGCCGTCCACCGACGGTTCGAAATCGATCTGCGAGCGCTGGCCGCCTTCCGCATCGCGGTCGGGCTGTTGATCATCACCGATCTGGTTCTCCGGGCCCGGAACCTCAGGGCCTTCTATACGGACGCCGGCGTTCTCCCGCTCGAGGCGCTGTTTTCGGACTACTCGTCGGTCTACTCCCTTCATGCCGTCTCCGGTGAAGCGTGGGTACAGGCGCTCCTGTTTTGCGTCGCCGGCGCGTTCGCGCTCGCTCTGCTCGCGGGCTATCGGACCAGACTCGCGACGATCGCCTCGTGGGTCCTGCTGGTCTCGCTGCACGCCCGGAACCCGATGATCCTCAACGGCGGCGACATCCTGCTGCGGATGCTGCTCCTCTGGGGAATCTTCCTCCCGCTCGGGGAGCGATGGTCGATCGACGCCCGTCGGATCGATCGGGACCGACAGACGGTCTCCTCCGTCGGAACGATGGCCGTGCTCATGCAGGTGTTGCTCATGTACGTGACCAATGCCATCCACAAGAGCAGGAGCGACACGTGGATGGCCGGAAACGCGGTTGGCGAGATCTTCCGGGCGGACCAGTTCACCGTCCTGCTGGGGAACGTCATCGCGGAGCAGGCGCTCCTGATGCGCGCGTTCACTCATCTCTGGATGGTTCTCATCCTGCTCTCGCCCTTGCTTATCGTGCTGACCGGGTACCGACGGGCGGCGTTCGCGTCCCTCTTCGTCGGCATGCACCTCGGCATGTTCGTCACGATCCAGGTCGGCATCTTCCCCTTGGTCGCCGTTGCCGGCCTCGTCCTGTTCTACCCGCCCGTCGTCTGGGACGCCACGACTGCGATCGCCACTCGAGTCGGATTGACACCACGGTTCCGCGACGGAATGACCCGGCTCCAGGGAGCCGCGCCGCAGTTCTCGCTTCCCCTGTTTCCGTCAGTTCGGGACGGAATCCCCCCGCTCACGTCGATTACGTCCCGCGGTCGCATCCTGTTCTCGACGGTCGTTCCGTGGCTCTTTCTCGTCCTCGTCGTCCTCGCCAACGCGCAAGCAGTCGACTACACCGAGATGCCAGATCCCGCCGAACAGGTCATCGATACCGCACACGCGGACCAGCAGTGGCGAATGTTCGCTCCCGATCCGATCTCCAACGCCCGATGGCTTGTCGTCCCGGGCGAACTCGAGGGCGGGACCGAGACCGACGTGCTCCACGAGTCGGCCGTGAGTTGGGACAGGCCGCCGTCGGTCGACGAGACCTACGAGACGTCGCGGTGGCGCAAGTATATCGCGACGATGCGATATGCCGACAACGAGAACCACCGGTCGTACTTCGCCAACCACCTGTGTGGCCGCTGGAACGAGACCCACGAAACCGGCGTCGAACAGGTTACCATCTACGGCCTGACCGACCGGGCCGCTCCGTACGACGACGAGCCGGACATTGCCGAGTACAAGCTGCTCGAGTACGACTGTTCAGGCGAATTCATCCAGAACGAGTGATCCCAGCGGTGCGTCGATCCAACCGTTCGAGCCGCGCGGTCGGAATCGAACCCGGGCGTTCCAACTCGCGGCGGACAACGATAGCTAAGTAACCCCGGCTGGAAACCGAGGACACATGGACGCTGCGCTGATCGTTCTCGACGGCTGGGGGCTCGGAAACGGCGGTAGAGATGCAGTCCAAGCGGCTGAGACACCAGTTTTCGACCGGATAGCGGACTCGGGTTCGGACGGCCGGCTCGAGGTCGCGGGCCGGCGCGTCGGCCTGCCCGACGGCCAGATGGGAAACAGCGAGGTGGGCCACCTCAACATCGGCGCGGGACGGGTCGTCTATCAGGAATACACGCGGATTTCGGACTCGATCGCGGACGGCTCCTTCCGGGAGAACGACGCGATCAACGCGGCCTTCGATCAGGCCCGCGAGAACAATGGCCGCGTTCACTTCCTCGGACTCGTCAGCGACGGGGGGGTTCACGCCGATCAGGAGCACCTGCACGCGCTGATCGAACTGGCGGCCGACCGCGATGTCGAGGCCGTCACCCACGCCATCACCGACGGCCGGGACACCTCGCCGACCGGCGGCCGGGACTACCTCGACCGGCTCGAGGACGTGATCGACGAGCACGGGACCGGCGACGTGGCGACGGTGTCGGGCCGGTACTACGCGATGGACCGCGATCAGAACTGGGAGCGGACGAAGCGGGCCTACGACGCGATCGTGAACCGCGAGGCCGAGTGGACCGCCGACTCGGCCGTCGACGCCGTCGAGGACTCCTACGACCGCGGGGAGACGGACGAGTTCGTCGAGCCCACGGTCGTAGACGGGCGGCCGGCGCTCGAGGACGGTGACTCGGTCGTCTGGTTCAACTTCCGATCCGACCGCGCCCGGCAGTTGACGCGGATGCTCGCCGACATTCGACCCGAGGACTGGGCAGAGGAGATCCAGACGAACCCGCCCGAGGCCGAGGTCGTGATGCTGACCCAGTACGACAAGACGTTCGACCTCCCCGTGGCCTACCCCCCGAACCAGCCCGAGCAGGTGCTCGGCGAGGTGCTCGCCGACGCGGGCCGAACCCAATTGCGGATCGCCGAATCCGAGAAGTACGCCCACGTGACCTACTTCTTAAACGGCGGCCGCGAGGTCGAGTTCGACGGCGAGATCCGGAAGATCGTCGAGAGCCCCGACGTACCGACCTACGACCTGCAACCCGAGATGAGCGCGCCCGAGGTGACTGACACGGCGATCGACACCATCGAGTCGGACGATCCCGACGTGCTCGTGCTCAACTACGCCAATCCGGACATGGTCGGTCACACGGGCGACTACGAGGCCGCGATCGAGGCCGTCGAAGCCGTCGACACGCAACTGGGCCGGCTCGTCGAGACGCTCGAGGACGCCGGCGCGCACGTCCTCGTCACCGCGGACCACGGCAACGCCGACGATATGGGAACCGAGGAGAACCCCCACACCGCGCACACGTACAACGAGGTCCCGCTCGTCTACGTTTCGCCCGACGGAACGGACGGCAATCGGACGGTCCGCGAGGGCGGGACGCTCGCCGATATTGCGCCGACGATACTCGAGGCCATCGACCTCGATCAGCCCCCCGAGATGACCGGCGAGTCGCTGCTCGAGTGAGCGGGGCTGAGTCGGCCGACTCCGCGGCTCGAGATCGGCCGACGGCGTCGACCGTTCGGCTCTCCGGTGTCGTCGAGTCGAATTCGGCGGCGTGACCGGCACCGCGGGACCGGGACTCGAATCCCGGTCGCCGTCGCTATCGCCCTCGCAGTCCCCGCGGTCAGCGGTCTCGGTATCGGAACGGACGGCTCTCGAGAGATATATACGGTTCATACGAAGCTTCAATAGGACGATAGGACTGGGTTCGGCTGGAACCGTTCCGATATGTCCCAGACCACAGCCATCCCCGACACCGAGGAGTCAGTCGTCGACGCGTACGTTCTCGACGTTCGCATCGTCGAAACCGACGCAGCCGACGACGAGGACCCGCGCTACCGATTCGAGGCACCCGAACACACCGCAATCGCGTTCGACAGTCTCGAGGACGCTCGGCTCTACGCCGACGTCTACTTCGATGTCAACGGCTTCGTCGAGGAGGGAACCGGCGAGCGCGGCGTCCCGCCGGAGGTCGTCCAAGCGGGCAAGGACACCCTCGCCGCCTATCTCATGACGATGCCGTGGGCCGACCGCGACTGGGTCGCCTCCTTCTACGGGTCGACGCCGACCGAACTCGATCGCTACCTCACGTGGGTTCGCGACCGCGCCGAAACGATCCGGACCGACGTGCGGGAACAGGGTCTCGACTGACGGCCGCGCCGGTCGATCCCGTCGTTCCCCACCCTCGTCTCATTTTCGTCGCCGCAACCGCTCTGTACCGCTCGGAACCGCGATACCGTCGCGCCCGACGCGGTACCGCCTGACCGACACGGCGGGTCTCGAGTCGTTCGGTTCGTGCTCCGATGGGCCGAGTACCGTCGGTCCGCGCCGGAACCGACTACCGGTCCATATTGGCGATTGTATACCACTCAATAGTCATCAGAGCGCTCTGTTCGCTATGTTCCGGAACGTTCTCCTTATCAATATACATTATAATAAGTTCCAATATTATAAAATCTAATCAATTAATCGGGGGTTGATCCGGTTGCATGGTCGAATTTACGAGGCGAAAGCTGATAGCATCGTCAGCGGCAGCGGCAATCGGCACGGGGGCAGTCGGCCTCGCGGGGGCAGAGGAGGACCCGGAGGAACACGACACGCTCGAGGCACCCCACGTCAAGGGGAACATCGATCGGTTCTCGACGACGGCGCTCGGCGCCGAAGTAACGGGACCGTTCGTCTTCGAGACCGGGGAACTCCTCTACAGTCTTCAGGGACCCCGTAACGACAACATCGAGCCGTTCGACACGGGCGGAGTCGGCGTCTTCGACGATTTCCAGTTCACGTTCAACGGGGCGAACGACGAGTTCGACGAGCTCGAGGCACCGCGGACCGACCGCGAGGAGAAACAGGTCCTCTCGGCGGCCGGCGAGTACCGGTTGCTCGTCCAGACGGGCGACGAGATCAACGGCGGGACCGAGCGGTTCGGCCATCCCCAGACGCCCGACGGGACGGAACTCGTCGAGATCTGCGAAGACGAGTACGAGGGGATCGGCGAACAGGCCGACATGAACTTCTTCGTCTCGACGAACGAGGAAGGGACGGAGGGCTACCTCTTTACCAACAACGAGATCCGGCCGGGCGGGATCACGCGAACGCCCCTCTACCGCGACGAGGACGGCTACTGGCAGGCCGACCTCGAGAACGCGATGGAACTCGAGAACACCGAGCCGTTCCGCGATATCGGCGGGACGAAGACCAACTGTTACGGCGATCTGAGTCCGTGGGAGACGCCGCTGTCGGCCGAAGAGGAATACGGTCACCCGCGAGTCAACGGGCTCGCGACGGTCAGCGACATCGTCGACCAGGGCAGCGGCGTCGGCCTCCGCGGTGGCAGCGAGTTCTGGAACCGGCCCAACATCCTCGAGGTCGAGGCCTCGCTCCAGGAGATCTTCGGCGACGAGACCGCGTACCCGATGGGGCTGCACAATAACCGCAACACCGAGAAATTGGCCTATCACCTCGGCGTCGACCCGGTCGATCAGGCCGAGGAGGAAGCCGAAGACGGGGACGGTCTCAAGACCGTGAACACGCCCGATCCCATCGGCGACGAGGAGTTCCCGAACCGCTACCGCTACGGGAAGATCGTCGAGATCACCGCGCCGACGGCCGAGGTCCCGACGCCCGTCAAGCACCACGTTTTCGGTCGCGCCGCGTGGGAGTGTCCCGAAGTGTTGCCCGACGAGCGGACGGTCTATCT from Natrinema versiforme includes these protein-coding regions:
- the gpmI gene encoding 2,3-bisphosphoglycerate-independent phosphoglycerate mutase yields the protein MDAALIVLDGWGLGNGGRDAVQAAETPVFDRIADSGSDGRLEVAGRRVGLPDGQMGNSEVGHLNIGAGRVVYQEYTRISDSIADGSFRENDAINAAFDQARENNGRVHFLGLVSDGGVHADQEHLHALIELAADRDVEAVTHAITDGRDTSPTGGRDYLDRLEDVIDEHGTGDVATVSGRYYAMDRDQNWERTKRAYDAIVNREAEWTADSAVDAVEDSYDRGETDEFVEPTVVDGRPALEDGDSVVWFNFRSDRARQLTRMLADIRPEDWAEEIQTNPPEAEVVMLTQYDKTFDLPVAYPPNQPEQVLGEVLADAGRTQLRIAESEKYAHVTYFLNGGREVEFDGEIRKIVESPDVPTYDLQPEMSAPEVTDTAIDTIESDDPDVLVLNYANPDMVGHTGDYEAAIEAVEAVDTQLGRLVETLEDAGAHVLVTADHGNADDMGTEENPHTAHTYNEVPLVYVSPDGTDGNRTVREGGTLADIAPTILEAIDLDQPPEMTGESLLE
- a CDS encoding DNA double-strand break repair nuclease NurA encodes the protein MTLDPVHFDGIARLARRIDHGTDERDRRAFAETVWEEFLDPLVHDGRTILEPIDERARRMVDCEAVALRDREFPTEHGLDAGTINPTTFKNGLVIDIAQAAMSTTPSDLDLHRSRTTVMTVHSNDETMMVDETWGKFDEGYSRSRVVKIPPLPRFAEGVVHALALYLAESTHARDHADTVSDLLVLDGPLYPRGLLRWADQHPDLADFLLDDPRPTTVLENYVRLVEEFVERDVPLVGFVKNPATRVLTRTLKSKREVDVSVPWSDDSALFTRLLERGEYVDDVDGDRWERDTSALTYTNWFRSRGGVDRPLSAEGDALGVDRRLEREAYEVTFFVIYDPRDDLLYRIEAPYAFTKDPDTRERLTMQLLQDVAIAHGPPTIVEKADELARISNAEKASLRETLEERFDAAQDRTYDDHRWDEQPY
- a CDS encoding HTTM domain-containing protein, giving the protein MSQALPSEARNRAANALDSLSRAVHRRFEIDLRALAAFRIAVGLLIITDLVLRARNLRAFYTDAGVLPLEALFSDYSSVYSLHAVSGEAWVQALLFCVAGAFALALLAGYRTRLATIASWVLLVSLHARNPMILNGGDILLRMLLLWGIFLPLGERWSIDARRIDRDRQTVSSVGTMAVLMQVLLMYVTNAIHKSRSDTWMAGNAVGEIFRADQFTVLLGNVIAEQALLMRAFTHLWMVLILLSPLLIVLTGYRRAAFASLFVGMHLGMFVTIQVGIFPLVAVAGLVLFYPPVVWDATTAIATRVGLTPRFRDGMTRLQGAAPQFSLPLFPSVRDGIPPLTSITSRGRILFSTVVPWLFLVLVVLANAQAVDYTEMPDPAEQVIDTAHADQQWRMFAPDPISNARWLVVPGELEGGTETDVLHESAVSWDRPPSVDETYETSRWRKYIATMRYADNENHRSYFANHLCGRWNETHETGVEQVTIYGLTDRAAPYDDEPDIAEYKLLEYDCSGEFIQNE